Proteins from a single region of Dysosmobacter acutus:
- a CDS encoding branched-chain amino acid ABC transporter permease: protein MHQKTRIYRTLAAIAAFYILLFVLERVVPSYSMLFPVLKKTAVYGLVAVSMNLLNGFTGLFSLGQAGFMLLGAYTYAIFMIPEASRESVYRMFGGEHWITFSLSDVFGSQGAGAAVGMVIALALGGLVAALFAYLIGLPVLRLKSDYLAIATLGFAEIIRAFFQWDKLGPLTNGANVLNGFPYFSSVLPFYLVAGGCIAVIVLLINSTYGRAFKAIRDDEVAAEAMGVNLARHKMASFVISSFFAGVGGGLLAMYQCMAQANNFKTNMTYEILLIVVIGGIGSISGSVLASFLFTACNEWWLRFLDDESLGIPLFRGGFRKVVFALIIMVIVLFFRRGIMGDKELPDVLRGMRGKRRPRKGGSAQ, encoded by the coding sequence ATGCATCAGAAGACAAGAATTTACCGGACGCTTGCGGCCATCGCCGCGTTCTATATCCTCCTGTTCGTATTGGAGCGGGTGGTGCCCTCCTATTCCATGCTGTTCCCCGTGCTGAAAAAAACGGCGGTCTATGGCCTTGTGGCGGTGTCCATGAATTTGCTCAACGGCTTTACGGGCCTTTTTTCCCTGGGGCAGGCGGGCTTTATGCTCTTAGGCGCCTACACCTACGCCATTTTCATGATTCCGGAGGCATCAAGGGAGAGCGTCTACCGGATGTTCGGCGGCGAGCACTGGATCACCTTTTCCTTAAGCGATGTGTTCGGCTCCCAAGGGGCCGGGGCGGCTGTGGGCATGGTCATCGCGCTGGCCCTGGGAGGACTGGTGGCGGCGCTGTTTGCCTACCTCATCGGCCTGCCGGTGCTGCGGCTTAAAAGCGACTACCTGGCCATTGCCACACTGGGCTTCGCGGAGATCATCCGGGCCTTTTTCCAGTGGGATAAGTTGGGCCCGCTGACCAACGGCGCCAATGTGCTCAACGGCTTCCCCTACTTCAGCTCCGTGCTCCCCTTCTATCTGGTGGCCGGCGGGTGCATCGCGGTGATTGTTCTGCTCATCAACTCCACCTACGGCCGGGCGTTTAAGGCCATCCGGGACGACGAGGTGGCGGCGGAGGCCATGGGAGTCAACCTGGCCCGCCACAAGATGGCCTCCTTTGTCATCAGTTCCTTTTTCGCCGGTGTGGGCGGCGGCCTTCTGGCCATGTACCAGTGCATGGCCCAGGCCAACAACTTCAAGACCAACATGACCTACGAGATTTTGCTGATCGTGGTCATCGGCGGGATTGGGTCCATCAGCGGCTCCGTGCTGGCCAGCTTCCTATTCACCGCCTGCAACGAGTGGTGGCTGCGGTTTTTGGACGACGAGTCCCTGGGCATTCCGCTCTTTCGCGGAGGCTTCCGCAAGGTGGTGTTTGCCCTCATCATCATGGTGATCGTGCTCTTTTTCCGCAGGGGCATCATGGGCGATAAAGAGCTGCCCGATGTGCTGCGCGGGATGCGGGGTAAGAGACGTCCCCGGAAGGGAGGGAGCGCCCAATGA
- a CDS encoding ABC transporter ATP-binding protein, with protein MSERVLYVENATMQFGGVVAVDNLNLEVYEGEIVALIGPNGAGKTTAFNVITGVYAPTNGRVEFCGRTIVRNHPQGKMRKTYAGMNPELYTGEYKLEPLSGESDEALESRRALERQRDVDAFTGRVLSPTPDQVTALGMARTFQNIRLWKSQSVFTNVLIGTHLRRTSNLFSATFRLNQKEERAQREKVEHLLDIVGLSDVKDELATSLPYGRQRRLEIARALATEPKLLLLDEPAAGMNPQETDELTEFIGRVRKEFHMTILLIEHHMDLVMDISERIYVLDFGKLIAQGTPAEIQNDQRVIDAYLGVSEDA; from the coding sequence ATGAGTGAGAGGGTATTGTATGTGGAGAACGCCACCATGCAGTTTGGCGGCGTGGTGGCGGTGGACAATCTGAATCTGGAGGTTTATGAGGGGGAGATCGTGGCCCTAATCGGACCCAACGGCGCGGGAAAGACCACCGCCTTCAACGTCATCACCGGCGTATACGCGCCCACCAACGGCCGGGTGGAGTTCTGCGGCCGGACCATTGTCCGCAACCACCCCCAGGGCAAAATGCGGAAGACCTATGCGGGGATGAATCCGGAGCTGTATACCGGCGAATACAAATTGGAGCCGCTGAGCGGCGAGAGCGACGAGGCGCTGGAGTCGCGCAGGGCGCTGGAGCGCCAGCGGGATGTGGACGCGTTTACAGGCCGCGTCCTGTCGCCTACGCCGGATCAGGTGACCGCGCTGGGCATGGCCCGCACCTTCCAGAACATCCGGCTGTGGAAGAGCCAGAGCGTATTCACCAACGTGCTCATCGGCACCCACCTGCGCCGCACCAGCAACCTCTTCTCCGCCACCTTCCGCCTCAATCAGAAGGAGGAGCGGGCCCAGCGGGAGAAGGTGGAGCATCTTTTGGACATCGTGGGACTCTCCGATGTGAAGGACGAGCTGGCCACCTCGCTGCCCTATGGCAGGCAGCGGCGGCTGGAGATCGCCCGGGCCCTGGCCACGGAGCCGAAGCTCCTGCTGTTAGATGAGCCGGCGGCGGGCATGAATCCCCAGGAGACCGACGAGCTGACGGAGTTCATCGGCCGGGTCCGTAAGGAGTTTCACATGACCATACTGCTCATCGAGCATCACATGGACCTGGTCATGGATATCTCGGAGCGCATCTATGTGCTGGACTTCGGCAAGCTGATCGCCCAGGGCACGCCGGCGGAGATTCAAAACGACCAGCGCGTCATCGACGCCTATCTGGGGGTGAGTGAAGATGCTTGA
- a CDS encoding ABC transporter ATP-binding protein has product MLEIKDLHVSYGGIRALRGVSLEVPDGKIVTLIGANGAGKSTLLRTITGLVKAESGSIRWDGKELRGKPIDRIIGEGIAMSPEGRRVFTDLTVLENLKMGAYLRNNKAEIELDVNWVYELFPRLKERSWQLAGTLSGGEQQMLAVGRALMSRPRLMMLDEPSLGLAPLVVQDIFSIIREINRQGVTVLLIEQNANMALKIADLAYVLETGNITLSGTGAELLANESVKEAYLGKRR; this is encoded by the coding sequence ATGCTTGAGATCAAAGACCTGCACGTGTCCTATGGCGGCATCCGCGCCCTGCGGGGCGTCTCGCTGGAGGTGCCGGACGGGAAGATCGTCACCCTCATCGGCGCCAACGGTGCCGGCAAGTCCACGCTGCTGCGCACCATCACGGGCCTTGTAAAGGCGGAGTCCGGCTCCATCCGCTGGGATGGGAAGGAGCTCCGGGGCAAGCCCATTGACCGGATCATCGGCGAGGGCATTGCCATGAGCCCGGAGGGACGCCGGGTGTTTACCGACCTGACGGTGTTGGAGAATTTGAAAATGGGCGCGTACCTGCGCAATAACAAGGCGGAGATCGAGTTGGATGTCAACTGGGTCTACGAGCTCTTTCCCCGGCTGAAGGAGCGCTCCTGGCAGTTAGCGGGCACGCTGTCCGGCGGCGAGCAGCAGATGCTGGCCGTGGGCCGGGCGCTGATGAGCCGGCCCAGGCTGATGATGCTGGATGAACCCTCTTTGGGCCTTGCGCCGCTGGTGGTGCAGGACATCTTCTCCATCATCCGGGAGATCAACCGCCAGGGCGTCACCGTGCTGCTCATAGAGCAAAACGCCAATATGGCGCTGAAGATCGCGGACCTTGCCTACGTGCTGGAGACCGGCAACATCACCCTCAGCGGCACGGGAGCGGAGCTGCTGGCCAACGAGAGCGTGAAGGAGGCGTACCTGGGCAAGCGGCGATAA
- the arcA gene encoding arginine deiminase, translating into MSKNKGVNDLETAIHNTSEIGRLRRVLLHRPGQELENLMPEYMERLLFDDIPYLQEAQREHDAFADCLRQSGAEVVYLVDLVAASLTDDAVKQELVRQFLDEAEVREQRAREMLSELFLSLPNREMVSQMMAGVRKSQLRETDQARLKDYLAATAGDYPFVIDPMPNLYFTRDPFATIGRGVSIHKMHTKTRNRETLFAKFIFKYHPEYKSVPRWYDRGETTSLEGGDILILSPEVLAVGISQRTQEDSIDALADTVLTDSPTFKKILAFNIPKTRSFMHLDTVFTMVDRDKFTVHPNILNDITVYVMELDENRKMKIRQEEGRLEDILKEHLGLDKVTLLRCGEGDEIDAAREQWNDGSNTLAVAPGEVVVYARNYVTNRLLEEHGIKIHTIPSAELSRGRGGPRCMSMPLWREDL; encoded by the coding sequence ATGAGCAAAAACAAAGGAGTGAACGATTTGGAAACCGCGATTCATAATACCTCTGAAATCGGCCGGCTGCGGCGGGTGCTGCTGCACCGTCCGGGACAGGAACTGGAAAACCTGATGCCCGAGTATATGGAGCGACTGCTCTTTGACGACATTCCCTACCTTCAGGAGGCCCAGCGGGAGCACGATGCCTTTGCCGACTGCCTGCGCCAAAGCGGGGCGGAGGTGGTGTACCTGGTGGACCTGGTGGCCGCCTCATTGACGGACGACGCGGTGAAGCAGGAGCTGGTGCGCCAGTTCTTAGACGAGGCGGAGGTCCGGGAGCAGCGGGCCCGGGAGATGCTATCGGAGCTGTTCCTCTCCCTGCCCAACCGGGAGATGGTCTCCCAGATGATGGCCGGCGTGAGAAAGTCCCAGCTGCGTGAGACGGACCAGGCCCGGCTGAAGGATTACCTGGCCGCCACGGCCGGGGACTATCCCTTTGTCATCGATCCCATGCCCAACCTCTATTTTACCCGCGATCCCTTTGCAACCATCGGCCGCGGCGTCTCCATCCACAAGATGCACACCAAGACGCGCAACCGGGAGACGCTGTTTGCCAAGTTTATTTTCAAATACCACCCGGAGTACAAGAGCGTGCCCCGCTGGTACGACCGGGGCGAGACCACCTCCTTGGAGGGCGGCGACATCCTGATCCTCTCCCCCGAGGTTTTGGCGGTGGGCATCTCCCAGCGGACCCAGGAGGACTCCATCGACGCCCTTGCGGACACGGTTTTGACCGACAGCCCCACCTTCAAAAAGATATTGGCCTTCAACATTCCCAAGACCCGTTCGTTCATGCATCTGGATACGGTCTTCACCATGGTGGACCGGGACAAGTTCACCGTTCACCCCAATATCCTCAACGACATCACCGTGTATGTGATGGAGCTGGACGAAAACCGCAAAATGAAGATCCGCCAGGAAGAGGGACGGCTGGAGGATATCCTGAAAGAACACCTGGGCCTGGACAAGGTCACGCTGCTGCGCTGCGGCGAGGGCGACGAGATCGACGCGGCCCGGGAGCAGTGGAACGACGGCAGCAACACCCTGGCCGTGGCGCCGGGCGAGGTGGTGGTCTACGCCCGCAACTATGTGACCAACCGGCTGCTGGAGGAGCACGGCATCAAGATCCACACCATCCCCAGCGCCGAGCTCAGCCGGGGCCGCGGCGGCCCCCGGTGCATGTCCATGCCCCTCTGGCGGGAGGACCTGTAG
- the tilS gene encoding tRNA lysidine(34) synthetase TilS has translation MRSKDAERLIRLAWPCLDRWRPDMGGAVVCAVSGGMDSMCLLHLCAAWGAERGVKVIAAHFHHGLRGETADRDEAFVRRWCKERELPFTAGRGDTAQWAREHNLTVEEAGRNLRYSFLHRAAEESGAGLILTAHHADDNAETILLNLCRGTGLAGLTGIPPRRGNIARPLIEATREEIEAYAAAWSIPHVEDETNESDFAARNLLRHQVMPVLRRINPRASENMARCAAIVREESDALTAQMQQLLGRAQYQNGGVRLPVGVLLSAPEPLRPRLLLELWKGLKAGRKDLGSVHLQGMIELSEGGEMDLPHGFTAVRRQGVLELMPRRRSEGERPLKVGSTLEWGDFLITCRTAEPGLQGKGSLLLSWDGEALSVGPWRSGDRMELPGTRGNRGVKRIFADRGIPPRRRDLLPAFYADGRVAAIWGLGVDKGFLPRKGRGAVEIEIKEKGYKTWEKA, from the coding sequence ATGAGGAGTAAGGACGCTGAGCGGCTGATTCGGCTGGCCTGGCCCTGCCTGGACCGATGGCGGCCCGATATGGGCGGAGCCGTGGTCTGCGCGGTCTCCGGCGGAATGGACTCCATGTGCCTTCTCCACCTTTGCGCGGCCTGGGGCGCCGAACGGGGCGTAAAGGTCATCGCCGCCCACTTCCACCATGGTCTGCGGGGCGAGACTGCGGACCGGGACGAGGCATTTGTCCGCCGCTGGTGCAAAGAAAGGGAACTTCCCTTTACAGCGGGCCGGGGCGATACCGCCCAGTGGGCCAGAGAGCACAACCTGACGGTGGAGGAGGCGGGGCGGAACCTGCGCTACTCCTTTTTGCACCGCGCGGCGGAGGAGTCCGGCGCCGGGCTGATCCTCACCGCCCACCACGCCGACGACAACGCGGAGACCATTTTGCTGAATCTGTGCCGGGGCACCGGCCTTGCGGGGTTGACGGGCATTCCGCCCCGGCGGGGTAATATCGCCCGCCCCCTGATCGAGGCGACCCGGGAGGAGATCGAGGCCTATGCCGCCGCCTGGTCCATCCCCCATGTGGAGGACGAGACCAACGAGTCGGATTTTGCGGCCCGGAACCTGCTGCGCCACCAGGTGATGCCGGTTTTGCGGCGGATCAATCCAAGGGCGTCGGAGAACATGGCCCGCTGTGCCGCCATTGTCCGGGAGGAGAGCGACGCCCTGACCGCTCAGATGCAGCAGCTGCTTGGCAGGGCTCAGTATCAAAACGGCGGCGTCCGGCTCCCGGTGGGAGTGCTTTTGAGCGCGCCTGAACCGTTGCGGCCCCGGCTGCTGCTGGAGCTGTGGAAGGGACTAAAGGCCGGCCGCAAGGACCTGGGCAGCGTACATCTCCAGGGCATGATCGAACTTTCAGAGGGCGGGGAGATGGATCTGCCCCACGGATTTACCGCCGTCCGCCGCCAGGGGGTTCTGGAGCTGATGCCCAGGCGGCGCTCAGAGGGGGAGCGCCCTCTGAAGGTGGGCTCCACGCTGGAGTGGGGAGACTTTTTGATTACCTGCCGCACGGCGGAACCCGGTTTGCAGGGAAAGGGGTCACTGCTTCTGAGCTGGGACGGCGAGGCGCTGAGCGTGGGTCCCTGGCGCTCGGGAGACAGGATGGAGCTGCCCGGCACCCGGGGCAATCGCGGGGTGAAGCGGATTTTCGCGGACCGGGGGATTCCGCCCCGGCGGCGGGACCTGCTGCCCGCCTTTTATGCGGATGGACGCGTGGCCGCCATCTGGGGCCTGGGAGTCGACAAAGGCTTTCTGCCCCGGAAGGGCAGAGGGGCCGTGGAGATAGAAATCAAGGAGAAGGGGTACAAAACATGGGAAAAAGCATGA
- the ftsH gene encoding ATP-dependent zinc metalloprotease FtsH, with product MLLLLVIVLGFAYLWNANDQPDPLQYSQVVQLFQQEKVESFQIEDNRLTMQLREKVNGSNTAVVELYDFDLFYDDLNDLVRDQYARGVITTYQYYADHSTPWLELLLPYLLMALMIGLLWFFVLGRTAGGGGGGDKMARFSSARVKTLQDRGGKVTFQDVAGAEEEKEELQEIVEFLKDPQKYIYLGARIPKGVLLVGPPGTGKTLLAKAVAGEAGVGFLSISGSDFVELYVGVGASRVRDLFEQAKKTAPAIVFIDEIDAVGRQRGTGLGGGHDEREQTLNQLLVEMDGFGSNEGVVVLAATNRSDVLDPALLRPGRFDRQIYVGLPDIRGREEILEVHARNKPLAEDVDLSTLARATPGFTGADLENLVNEAALLAARRNQKFIHMQEMQEAVIKVIAGPEKKSRVIPDHERRLTAYHEAGHAVVSHALPYCDPVRQISIVPRGRAGGMTIYLPEEDRSYLSKSYLEDEIASLLGGRVAEQLAIGDISTGASNDLQRASQMAHKMVASYGMSEKVGAVSFESGHDEVFIGRTMSQGRSYSEQVAAEIDQEVKRIIGAAYKRCEEILTRDREKLERVARYLLEHEVMESEEFEAVYQALPEADPS from the coding sequence ATGCTTCTGCTGTTGGTGATCGTCTTAGGCTTTGCCTACCTGTGGAACGCAAACGATCAGCCGGATCCCCTGCAGTACTCCCAGGTGGTTCAGCTCTTCCAGCAGGAAAAGGTGGAGAGCTTCCAGATTGAGGATAACAGGCTGACCATGCAGCTGCGGGAAAAGGTCAACGGCAGCAACACTGCCGTGGTGGAGCTGTACGACTTTGACCTGTTCTACGACGATCTCAACGACCTGGTCCGGGACCAGTACGCAAGAGGCGTCATCACTACCTATCAGTATTACGCGGATCACTCCACCCCGTGGCTGGAGCTGCTGCTGCCCTATCTTCTGATGGCATTGATGATCGGCCTTTTGTGGTTCTTTGTGCTGGGCCGCACCGCCGGCGGTGGCGGCGGCGGGGATAAGATGGCCCGCTTCAGCTCCGCCCGGGTCAAGACCCTCCAGGACCGGGGCGGCAAGGTCACGTTTCAGGATGTGGCCGGCGCGGAAGAGGAAAAGGAGGAGCTCCAGGAGATCGTGGAGTTTTTGAAGGACCCGCAGAAGTATATCTACTTGGGCGCCCGGATTCCCAAGGGCGTGCTCCTGGTGGGTCCTCCGGGCACCGGCAAGACCCTGCTGGCCAAAGCGGTGGCCGGAGAGGCGGGCGTGGGCTTTTTATCCATCTCCGGCTCCGACTTTGTGGAGCTGTATGTTGGCGTTGGCGCCAGCCGTGTCCGGGACCTTTTTGAGCAGGCCAAGAAAACCGCGCCCGCCATCGTCTTCATTGACGAGATCGACGCCGTGGGCCGTCAGCGCGGCACAGGCCTTGGCGGCGGGCACGACGAGCGGGAGCAGACGCTGAACCAGCTGCTGGTGGAAATGGACGGCTTCGGCTCCAACGAGGGCGTGGTGGTGCTGGCCGCCACCAACCGCTCTGATGTGCTGGACCCGGCCCTGCTGCGTCCGGGCCGCTTTGACCGCCAGATCTATGTGGGGCTCCCCGATATCCGGGGCCGAGAGGAGATTTTGGAGGTTCACGCCCGCAACAAGCCCCTGGCGGAGGATGTGGACCTGTCCACGCTGGCCAGAGCCACCCCCGGCTTCACCGGCGCGGACCTGGAGAACCTGGTCAACGAGGCGGCGCTGCTGGCCGCCCGCCGGAACCAGAAGTTCATCCACATGCAGGAGATGCAGGAGGCCGTGATCAAGGTCATCGCCGGACCGGAGAAGAAGAGCCGGGTGATCCCGGACCACGAACGCAGGCTCACCGCCTATCACGAGGCGGGCCACGCGGTGGTCAGCCACGCGCTGCCCTACTGCGACCCGGTGCGTCAGATCAGCATCGTGCCCCGTGGAAGAGCCGGCGGCATGACCATCTACCTGCCCGAGGAGGACCGCTCCTATCTCTCCAAGAGCTACCTTGAGGACGAGATTGCCTCCCTTCTGGGCGGCCGGGTGGCGGAGCAGCTGGCCATAGGAGATATCTCCACCGGAGCCTCCAACGACCTTCAGCGCGCCTCCCAGATGGCCCACAAGATGGTGGCCTCCTATGGAATGAGCGAAAAGGTGGGGGCCGTTTCCTTTGAGTCGGGCCACGATGAGGTGTTCATCGGCCGGACCATGAGCCAGGGAAGGAGCTATTCCGAGCAAGTGGCCGCCGAAATCGACCAGGAGGTCAAGCGTATCATCGGCGCCGCCTACAAACGCTGCGAAGAAATCCTCACACGGGACCGGGAGAAGTTAGAGCGGGTGGCCCGTTACCTCTTGGAGCACGAGGTCATGGAGAGCGAGGAATTCGAGGCCGTCTACCAGGCTTTGCCGGAAGCCGACCCCTCGTAA
- the hpt gene encoding hypoxanthine phosphoribosyltransferase, producing MMDRDILKVLFSEEEIQARVEELGGELYERFWDKNPLFLGVLKGSFVFMADLVRACQIKSDLEFIAVSSYENATVSSGRVQITRDLQQDITGRNLIVVEDILDSGNTLAFLKDYFMTKGAASVTIVTLLDKPSRRTKAIKPDLTGFVVPDEFVVGYGLDYAQKYRNVPYIGVLKPEVYSN from the coding sequence ATGATGGACCGGGATATCCTGAAGGTCCTGTTCAGTGAAGAGGAGATCCAGGCGCGGGTGGAGGAATTGGGCGGCGAGCTCTATGAGCGGTTTTGGGATAAAAATCCGCTGTTCCTTGGGGTTTTGAAGGGCTCGTTCGTCTTTATGGCCGACCTGGTCCGCGCCTGCCAGATCAAGAGCGACCTGGAATTTATCGCGGTCTCCTCCTATGAGAACGCCACCGTCAGCTCCGGACGGGTCCAGATCACCCGGGATTTGCAGCAGGACATCACCGGCAGGAACCTGATCGTGGTGGAGGACATCCTGGACTCAGGCAACACCCTGGCCTTTTTGAAGGACTATTTTATGACCAAGGGCGCGGCCTCCGTCACCATCGTGACGTTGTTAGATAAGCCCTCAAGGCGGACAAAGGCCATTAAGCCGGACCTGACCGGCTTTGTGGTGCCGGATGAGTTTGTGGTGGGCTATGGCCTGGACTACGCGCAGAAATACCGCAACGTCCCCTATATCGGCGTTTTAAAGCCGGAGGTATACAGCAATTGA
- a CDS encoding ABC transporter substrate-binding protein: MRKVLALSLALMMALSLAACGGSGGSSGSSDKVVKIGVYEPQSGDNGAGGKQEILGMQYAHSVQPTVEIGGETYDVELVIVDNESSNDKAVGAASKLISNGVSVVLGSYGSGVSIAASDTFKNAGVPAIGVTCTNPMVTAGNSHYFRACFIDPFQGPVLANYAYGNLGVQKAYCLSKLGDDYSGGLVSYFAEAFEALGGQVVKAEFPDGNSDFTSYITSAVNEGCGVFFSPTSTEAAQLIINQAASQGMKMPILAGDTWDSNVILEAAKGTDVQVTVTTFYADGTNPEFEASFKEWINSDPTNLKNNNDNDTLAAVSVMGYDSYFLALAAIQDAASTDPAKVMEALPSVSYDGITGQIAFDENGDAIVKTAYVKTADNATGAWIGGGSVTIDQ; encoded by the coding sequence ATGAGAAAAGTTCTTGCACTGTCCCTGGCGCTGATGATGGCGCTGAGCCTGGCCGCATGCGGCGGCTCGGGCGGAAGTTCCGGCAGTTCTGATAAAGTGGTGAAAATCGGCGTCTATGAGCCCCAGTCCGGCGACAACGGCGCCGGCGGCAAGCAGGAGATTCTGGGCATGCAGTATGCCCACAGCGTGCAGCCCACCGTGGAGATCGGCGGGGAGACCTACGACGTGGAGCTGGTGATCGTGGACAACGAGAGCTCCAACGACAAGGCCGTGGGCGCCGCCAGCAAGCTGATCTCCAACGGCGTGTCCGTGGTGTTAGGGTCCTATGGCTCCGGCGTGTCCATCGCCGCGTCCGATACCTTTAAAAATGCCGGCGTGCCCGCCATCGGTGTCACCTGCACCAATCCCATGGTAACTGCGGGCAACAGCCATTATTTCCGTGCCTGCTTCATCGATCCCTTCCAGGGGCCTGTGCTGGCCAACTACGCCTATGGCAACTTGGGCGTGCAGAAGGCCTATTGCCTCTCCAAGTTGGGCGATGACTACTCCGGAGGCCTGGTCAGCTACTTTGCCGAGGCATTTGAGGCCCTGGGCGGCCAGGTGGTGAAGGCGGAGTTCCCCGACGGCAACAGCGACTTCACCTCTTATATCACCAGCGCGGTCAACGAGGGCTGCGGCGTGTTCTTCTCCCCCACCTCCACGGAGGCCGCGCAGCTGATCATCAACCAGGCTGCCAGCCAGGGCATGAAGATGCCCATTCTGGCCGGCGACACCTGGGATTCCAACGTGATTTTGGAGGCGGCAAAGGGCACCGACGTTCAGGTGACCGTCACCACCTTCTATGCCGACGGCACCAACCCCGAGTTTGAGGCCAGTTTCAAGGAGTGGATCAACAGCGATCCCACCAACCTGAAGAACAACAACGACAACGATACCCTGGCGGCCGTGTCCGTCATGGGATACGACTCCTACTTCCTGGCTCTGGCGGCCATTCAGGACGCCGCCTCCACCGATCCCGCCAAGGTGATGGAAGCGCTGCCCTCCGTCAGCTATGACGGCATCACCGGCCAGATCGCCTTTGATGAAAACGGCGACGCCATTGTCAAGACCGCTTACGTGAAGACCGCCGACAACGCCACTGGCGCCTGGATCGGCGGCGGCTCCGTGACCATCGACCAGTAA
- a CDS encoding branched-chain amino acid ABC transporter permease, protein MKFVQENLPFLLAGISVGGQYALIAIGYTMVYGILRLINFAHGDVFMVAGLAMIYLSSAMPLYAAIPLVIAATVALGVLIEKAAYKPLRSAPRMSVMISAIGVSYLLQNLALYITGGLAKVYPSIPWLSDRVSVAGASTSRVTIVTPVLTIVLVIGLNMLIRHTKIGMAMRAASKDFETAQLMGIRVDRVISTTFVIGSFLAAIGSLLYFTNYQSVIPTSGAMPGLKAFVAAVFGGIGSIPGAVLGAFVIGICENIIKGLGWTTFSDAFTFALLIIVLCVKPTGLFGEKSTDKV, encoded by the coding sequence ATGAAATTCGTACAGGAAAACCTGCCGTTTTTGCTGGCAGGAATCTCCGTGGGCGGGCAGTACGCGCTGATTGCCATTGGCTACACCATGGTCTATGGCATTTTGCGGCTGATCAACTTTGCCCATGGCGATGTGTTTATGGTGGCGGGCCTGGCCATGATCTACCTGTCCAGCGCTATGCCGCTCTATGCCGCCATCCCCCTGGTGATCGCGGCGACGGTGGCGCTGGGCGTGCTGATTGAAAAGGCGGCCTACAAGCCGCTGCGCTCGGCGCCCCGGATGTCGGTGATGATCTCCGCCATCGGCGTCAGCTACCTTTTGCAGAACCTGGCACTGTACATCACCGGAGGCCTGGCCAAGGTCTACCCCAGCATCCCCTGGCTCTCGGACCGGGTGAGCGTGGCCGGCGCGTCCACCAGCCGGGTCACCATTGTGACGCCGGTGCTGACGATCGTGCTGGTGATTGGGCTGAACATGCTGATCCGCCACACAAAGATCGGCATGGCCATGCGGGCGGCCTCCAAGGACTTTGAGACGGCCCAACTCATGGGTATCCGGGTGGACCGGGTGATTTCCACCACCTTTGTCATCGGCTCCTTTCTTGCGGCCATCGGTTCACTGCTGTACTTTACCAACTATCAGTCCGTCATCCCCACCTCCGGCGCCATGCCGGGGCTGAAGGCGTTTGTGGCCGCGGTGTTCGGAGGCATCGGCTCCATTCCCGGCGCGGTGCTTGGTGCGTTTGTCATCGGCATCTGCGAAAACATCATCAAGGGCCTGGGCTGGACCACCTTCTCCGACGCCTTTACCTTCGCTCTGCTGATCATTGTATTGTGCGTCAAACCCACGGGACTGTTTGGCGAAAAGTCCACGGATAAGGTGTGA